CCGTCGGCAACCAGAGAGTGCTGCGTGAAGTCGGGACGGCAGGCGACGTACACGGTCATCCGCAGGCATCGCCGCACCCGGTCCAGTCCCCCCACCGCCTGGGCCACCGCGGCGACGGCGTTGCTGGCCGCGATGCCGGCTGCGGCGCGCGCCTCGGCCACGGTCAGCTCCGCGCCCACCAGGCCGCGCACGGCGAGCCGGCCGTCCACCCGCGGGGTCATCCCCGCCGTGTACGCGACACCCTCGTGCACCACCACCGGCACGTAGTGGCCCTGCGGGGCCGGGGGCGCCGGCAGCCGTCCCCGGCCGGCCGGCTCAGCCACCGAGCACCACCCCGTCCTGCCGGGGGTCGGCGCCACCGGCGAGGCAGCCGAGCCGCTCGTCCACCGAGACCACCAGGGCACTCCCGCCCGCGTCCCACGGCCCCACCACCCGGACCGGGTGTCCGGCGGCGCGCAGCCCCGCGAGGGTCCGCTCGCCCAGCCGCGACTCGCAGATCAGCTCGTCGGGGGCCCCCACCACGTCCGAGTCGCTGCCCGGGAACACCGTGAACCGCGGCGCCGACACCGCCTCCTGCGGATCCAGGCCGTGGTCGATCAGGTGCGACAGCACCTGCATGTTCCACTGCACCTGTCCGTCACCGCCGGGCGTGTTGCCGACGTGCCGCAGGGCTCCACCGGCGTCGGTCACCAACCACGCAAGGCAGGTGTGCAGCGGACGGCGCCGCGGTCGCACCTGGTTCGGGTGTCCCTCGACCAGGTACGCGCCGCGCCCCAGCCGATTGTTGAGCATGATGCCGGTGCCCGGGATGGTGATCCGGGCGCCGAAGGTGAAGGCGAGCGAGTGGATGAAGCTGACCGCACGGCCGTCGCCGTCGACCGCGACTGTCGTCGTGGTGTCCCCGTCCGGCGTCAACCCGGCCGTCGCGAGTGGATGCCGTCCGGCGGCCAGCTTCGCCCGCACGTCCGCGACCGCCTCGGGCCGCAGCAGCGCCCGCCAGGCGTCCGTGTCGGCGCCGCACCGGTCCCAACGGTCCCGGAAGCCCTGGCGGGCGGCTCCGGCGAGCCAGCCGACCGCGTCGACGCTCAGCCACGGCAGGCCGGAGAGCATCCCGTCGCAGACGGCCGCCTGCTGCAGGACCATCCAGCCCGGTGTGGGCGGCGGTGACGTGTGCATGACCAGGTCGCCGTACCGGCCGGCGATCGCCTCGCCCTCGAGGGGGACGCCGGAGGCCGCCCACTCGTCGCCGTTGAACGGAGCGCCGGCCGCCGCCAGTGCGGCCACCGCGCGATCGGCCAGTTCGCCGGTGTAGAGGGCGCCGGGATCGGCCGCCAGCAGCCGCAGCGAGGCGGCGAGTTCCGGCTGTGGGAGCCGTTCGCCGACCTGCGGGGCCCGACCGTTGCGCAGGAACGTCCGTCGGGCCCCGTCGTCGGTGCGCAGCTGCGCCTCGTGTTCGACGATGTCCGCGCGGGTCTTCCGGGTGCAGGGCAGACCACGTTGGGCGGCGGCGATCGCCGGCGCCCACAACTCGGGGAGGCTGCGCGTCGCCCCGCGGGCGTGCAGCGCGGCGATCGCGGTCACCGCACCCGGAGCCGCCACGGCCAGCGCCCCGGTGAGTGGAATCGCGGACAGGCCCCGCGCGCGGTAGAACTCCAGGTCGCCGCCGTCCGGCCCGTACCCGCTGCCGTTGATGGTCCACACCGACCCGTCCGGCTCCCGGACCACGGCGAAGGCGTCGCCGCCGACGCCGCACTGGCCCGGCAGCGCCAACCAGGACATCGCGGCCATCGCCACCGTCGCATCGATCGCGGTGCCGCCGTCGGCGAGCACGCGGTGGCCGACGGCGGTGACTCCCGGGTGGCTCGAGATCGCCATGTGCTCGCCGGCGAGAACCGGGTTACGGGTCGGTGCCGGCCAGTCCACGCTCACTCCCGTCACCTCACCGGTTTGCGTCGGCGCGGGCCACCGGTCGCGATGTCCTCCGGCGTCACGCCCACGTAGATCTGCCCGTCCTCCTCCCGCACCGGGAACGTCTTGATCGGTTCGGTGGCGGGCGGGCAGACCGGCTCGCCCGTCTCGAGATCGAAGACGCTGCCGTGGCAGGAGCAGCCGATGCCGTCGTCGACGAGCTTGCCCGACGAGAGCAGGCAGTCCAGGTGCGTGCAGTAGTTCGACGTCGCGTACGCCTTGCCCTGGAAGCGGGCAACACACAGCTCCAGGCTGTCGGCGTAGAACCGGCGGACGTACCCGTCGGGCACCTGACCGGAGCGGGCGACGCAAACGAATCTGGCGGCGCCCGGCTC
The window above is part of the Micromonospora inositola genome. Proteins encoded here:
- a CDS encoding RidA family protein; the protein is MAEPAGRGRLPAPPAPQGHYVPVVVHEGVAYTAGMTPRVDGRLAVRGLVGAELTVAEARAAAGIAASNAVAAVAQAVGGLDRVRRCLRMTVYVACRPDFTQHSLVADGASEVLRDWLGDRGAVARSAVGVASLPSGAPVEVELTAAVTAD
- a CDS encoding gamma-glutamyltransferase family protein, which produces MSVDWPAPTRNPVLAGEHMAISSHPGVTAVGHRVLADGGTAIDATVAMAAMSWLALPGQCGVGGDAFAVVREPDGSVWTINGSGYGPDGGDLEFYRARGLSAIPLTGALAVAAPGAVTAIAALHARGATRSLPELWAPAIAAAQRGLPCTRKTRADIVEHEAQLRTDDGARRTFLRNGRAPQVGERLPQPELAASLRLLAADPGALYTGELADRAVAALAAAGAPFNGDEWAASGVPLEGEAIAGRYGDLVMHTSPPPTPGWMVLQQAAVCDGMLSGLPWLSVDAVGWLAGAARQGFRDRWDRCGADTDAWRALLRPEAVADVRAKLAAGRHPLATAGLTPDGDTTTTVAVDGDGRAVSFIHSLAFTFGARITIPGTGIMLNNRLGRGAYLVEGHPNQVRPRRRPLHTCLAWLVTDAGGALRHVGNTPGGDGQVQWNMQVLSHLIDHGLDPQEAVSAPRFTVFPGSDSDVVGAPDELICESRLGERTLAGLRAAGHPVRVVGPWDAGGSALVVSVDERLGCLAGGADPRQDGVVLGG
- a CDS encoding Rieske (2Fe-2S) protein, which codes for MSTPEATGTPHAGAEPGAARFVCVARSGQVPDGYVRRFYADSLELCVARFQGKAYATSNYCTHLDCLLSSGKLVDDGIGCSCHGSVFDLETGEPVCPPATEPIKTFPVREEDGQIYVGVTPEDIATGGPRRRKPVR